The following are encoded in a window of Rosa chinensis cultivar Old Blush chromosome 4, RchiOBHm-V2, whole genome shotgun sequence genomic DNA:
- the LOC112200299 gene encoding SWI/SNF-related matrix-associated actin-dependent regulator of chromatin subfamily A-like protein 1 isoform X4 encodes MDFGADDDWNFSAEELDSLERDAFQKLSQQRINSASTCSCSSSSSSSSSFSFNRHHAHQSLPTTTTTNSNAFESFIPNSFPNQVPPPLSPGARVLPSSLDVKVNPEVERKLTVKFFLHATGNIAAKFSYDQVLVAAFRKIPKATWNAKERLWMFPVSSLSSAEKVLHEVSGVNVEIENLDPLVHRAIAAVSVVPDIRDLYDRIPSFIESKLLGFQREGVRFILQHGGRAFLADEMGLGKTLQAIAVASCIRDSWPVLILTPSSLRLQWASMIQQWMNIPPSDISVVLSQCGGSNRAGYTLVSSSSKGTIHLDGLFNIISYDIVPKLQNLLMASDFKIVIADESHFLKNAQAKRTTASLPVIKKAQYAILLSGTPALSRPIELFTQLEALYPDVYKNVHEYGKRYCKGGTFGMYQGASNHEELHNLLKATVMIRRLKNDVLSELPVKRRQQVFLDLAEKDMKQINALFRELEVVKLKIKACKSKEEVDSLKFMEKNLINKIYTDSAEAKIPAVLDYLGTVIEAGCKFLVFAHHQSMIDAIYQFLLKKKVSCIRIDGSIPTVERQAYVTQFQEKDSVKAAVLSIKAGGVGLTLTAASTVIFAELSWTPGDLIQAEDRAHRIGQVSSVNVYYLLANDTVDDIIWDVVQSKLENLGQMLDGHENSLEVSASQPRNSPAKLKNSPAKPKYSPAKPKYSPAKQKTLDSFLKVSTNQSNISPGKQKTLDSFLKRCNNSEDHEIEPKFKYPRQ; translated from the exons ATGGATTTTGGGGCCGACGACGACTGGAATTTCAGCGCGGAAGAGCTTGATTCCCTCGAGAGAGACGCTTTCCAGAAACTCTCTCAGCAACGCATCAACTCCGCTTCCACTTGTtcctgttcttcttcttcttcttcttcttcttccttttcattCAATCGCCACCACGCACACCAGTCTttacccaccaccaccaccaccaacagcAATGCCTTCGAAAGCTTCATTCCGAATTCATTTCCTAACCAG GTGCCGCCGCCTTTGTCTCCTGGAGCCAGAGTATTACCTTCTTCTCTAGACGTTAAAGTAAACCCTG AAGTTGAACGGAAGCTCACTGTCAAATTTTTTCTTCATGCTACTGGAAACATTGCTGCAAAATTTTCCTATGACCAG GTGTTGGTAGCTGCTTTCCGCAAGATCCCCAAAGCCACATGGAATGCAAAAGAAAG GTTATGGATGTTCCCTGTGTCTTCTTTGTCATCGGCAGAAAAAGTTCTTCATGAAGTATCAGGAGTCAATGTTGAG ATAGAGAACTTAGATCCCTTAGTCCACCGGGCCATTGCTGCTGTGTCTGTTGTTCCAGATATTCGAG ACCTGTATGACAGGATACCTAGCTTTATCGAATCAAAGCTCTTGGGATTTCAGCGAGAAGGCGTAAG GTTTATCTTGCAGCATGGAGGGCGTGCATTCCTTGCTGATGAAATGGGACTGGGGAAGACTTTGCAG GCTATTGCTGTGGCTTCCTGCATTCGTGACTCATGGCCTGTTCTTATACTCACACCATCTTCATTGCGTCTGCAATGGGCCTCT atgATTCAACAATGGATGAACATTCCTCCATCAGATATTAGT GTTGTTTTGTCTCAATGTGGGGGTTCAAACAGAGCTGGATATACATTAGTATCCTCAAGTTCCAAAGGGACCATTCATCTTGATGGCCTATTTAACATAATCTCTTATGACATAGTCCCTAAACTACAGAATCTGCTGATGGCTTCAGATTTTAAG ATTGTGATTGCAGATGAGTCGCACTTTTTGAAAAATGCTCAAGCAAAAAGGACAACTGCTTCCCTGCCTGTCATCAAG AAGGCTCAATATGCAATACTGTTAAGTGGAACTCCTGCATTGTCCCGACCGATCGAACTATTTACGCAG CTGGAAGCCTTGTATCCTGATGTATACAAAAATGTTCATGAATATGGCAAACGATATTGCAAGGGT GGAACATTTGGAATGTATCAAGGTGCAAGTAACCATGAAGAATTGCATAATTTGTTGAAGGCAACGGTGATGATTCGGAGACTCAAAAATGATGTACTCTCTGAACTTCCTGTGAAGCGCAGACAACAG GTCTTCCTAGATTTGGCTGAAAAGGACATGAAACAAATCAATGCTTTATTTCGTGAG TTGGAGGTGGTAAAGCTGAAAATTAAGGCCTGCAAATCAAAAGAAGAAGTTGATTCACTTAAATTTATGGAGAAGAATCTTATCAATAAG ATTTATACTGATTCAGCGGAGGCCAAGATCCCAGCAGTTCTGGATTACCTGGGAACTGTCATCGAG GCTGGTTGCAAGTTTCTAGTATTTGCACATCATCAATCCATGATCGATGCAATATATCAGTTTCTTCTG AAGAAGAAAGTGAGTTGTATTCGAATTGATGGCAGTATACCTACAGTAGAGAGGCAAGCATATGTTACGCAGTTTCAAGAAAAAGATTCTGTCAAGGCAGCAGTG CTATCTATCAAAGCTGGAGGTGTGGGATTAACTTTAACAGCTGCAAGCACTGTAATATTTGCAGAATTGTCGTGGACTCCTGGTGACCTAATTCAAGCTGAAGATCGTGCTCACAGAATTGGCCAG GTGTCCTCGGTCAATGTATACTACCTTCTAGCGAACGACACAGTTGATGACATCATATG GGATGTTGTTCAGAGCAAGTTGGAAAATCTGGGACAG ATGCTGGATGGCCATGAGAATTCGTTGGAAGTTTCAGCCAGCCAGCCGCGAAATAGCCCTGCAAAGCTGAAAAATAGCCCTGCCAAGCCGAAATATAGCCCTGCCAAGCCGAAATATAGccctgcaaagcagaaaacactggattctttcttgaaagtttcAACCAACCAGTCAAACATCAGCCCAGGAAAGCAAAAAACACTTGATTCCTTCTTGAAGCGTTGCAACAACAGTGAAGACCATGAAATTGAGCCCAAATTTAAATACCCAAGGCAGTAA
- the LOC112200299 gene encoding SWI/SNF-related matrix-associated actin-dependent regulator of chromatin subfamily A-like protein 1 isoform X3 — MDFGADDDWNFSAEELDSLERDAFQKLSQQRINSASTCSCSSSSSSSSSFSFNRHHAHQSLPTTTTTNSNAFESFIPNSFPNQVPPPLSPGARVLPSSLDVKVNPEVERKLTVKFFLHATGNIAAKFSYDQVLVAAFRKIPKATWNAKERLWMFPVSSLSSAEKVLHEVSGVNVEIENLDPLVHRAIAAVSVVPDIRDLYDRIPSFIESKLLGFQREGVRYLVSLEFVPDLMSVVFNLHRILYSADDCEHGGRAFLADEMGLGKTLQAIAVASCIRDSWPVLILTPSSLRLQWASMIQQWMNIPPSDISVVLSQCGGSNRAGYTLVSSSSKGTIHLDGLFNIISYDIVPKLQNLLMASDFKIVIADESHFLKNAQAKRTTASLPVIKAQYAILLSGTPALSRPIELFTQLEALYPDVYKNVHEYGKRYCKGGTFGMYQGASNHEELHNLLKATVMIRRLKNDVLSELPVKRRQQVFLDLAEKDMKQINALFRELEVVKLKIKACKSKEEVDSLKFMEKNLINKIYTDSAEAKIPAVLDYLGTVIEAGCKFLVFAHHQSMIDAIYQFLLKKKVSCIRIDGSIPTVERQAYVTQFQEKDSVKAAVLSIKAGGVGLTLTAASTVIFAELSWTPGDLIQAEDRAHRIGQVSSVNVYYLLANDTVDDIIWDVVQSKLENLGQMLDGHENSLEVSASQPRNSPAKLKNSPAKPKYSPAKPKYSPAKQKTLDSFLKVSTNQSNISPGKQKTLDSFLKRCNNSEDHEIEPKFKYPRQ, encoded by the exons ATGGATTTTGGGGCCGACGACGACTGGAATTTCAGCGCGGAAGAGCTTGATTCCCTCGAGAGAGACGCTTTCCAGAAACTCTCTCAGCAACGCATCAACTCCGCTTCCACTTGTtcctgttcttcttcttcttcttcttcttcttccttttcattCAATCGCCACCACGCACACCAGTCTttacccaccaccaccaccaccaacagcAATGCCTTCGAAAGCTTCATTCCGAATTCATTTCCTAACCAG GTGCCGCCGCCTTTGTCTCCTGGAGCCAGAGTATTACCTTCTTCTCTAGACGTTAAAGTAAACCCTG AAGTTGAACGGAAGCTCACTGTCAAATTTTTTCTTCATGCTACTGGAAACATTGCTGCAAAATTTTCCTATGACCAG GTGTTGGTAGCTGCTTTCCGCAAGATCCCCAAAGCCACATGGAATGCAAAAGAAAG GTTATGGATGTTCCCTGTGTCTTCTTTGTCATCGGCAGAAAAAGTTCTTCATGAAGTATCAGGAGTCAATGTTGAG ATAGAGAACTTAGATCCCTTAGTCCACCGGGCCATTGCTGCTGTGTCTGTTGTTCCAGATATTCGAG ACCTGTATGACAGGATACCTAGCTTTATCGAATCAAAGCTCTTGGGATTTCAGCGAGAAGGCGTAAGGTATCTTGTTAGTCTGGAGTTTGTTCCTGATTTAATGTCTGTTGTATTCAACTTGCATAGGATACTATATTCTGCAGATGATTGtgag CATGGAGGGCGTGCATTCCTTGCTGATGAAATGGGACTGGGGAAGACTTTGCAG GCTATTGCTGTGGCTTCCTGCATTCGTGACTCATGGCCTGTTCTTATACTCACACCATCTTCATTGCGTCTGCAATGGGCCTCT atgATTCAACAATGGATGAACATTCCTCCATCAGATATTAGT GTTGTTTTGTCTCAATGTGGGGGTTCAAACAGAGCTGGATATACATTAGTATCCTCAAGTTCCAAAGGGACCATTCATCTTGATGGCCTATTTAACATAATCTCTTATGACATAGTCCCTAAACTACAGAATCTGCTGATGGCTTCAGATTTTAAG ATTGTGATTGCAGATGAGTCGCACTTTTTGAAAAATGCTCAAGCAAAAAGGACAACTGCTTCCCTGCCTGTCATCAAG GCTCAATATGCAATACTGTTAAGTGGAACTCCTGCATTGTCCCGACCGATCGAACTATTTACGCAG CTGGAAGCCTTGTATCCTGATGTATACAAAAATGTTCATGAATATGGCAAACGATATTGCAAGGGT GGAACATTTGGAATGTATCAAGGTGCAAGTAACCATGAAGAATTGCATAATTTGTTGAAGGCAACGGTGATGATTCGGAGACTCAAAAATGATGTACTCTCTGAACTTCCTGTGAAGCGCAGACAACAG GTCTTCCTAGATTTGGCTGAAAAGGACATGAAACAAATCAATGCTTTATTTCGTGAG TTGGAGGTGGTAAAGCTGAAAATTAAGGCCTGCAAATCAAAAGAAGAAGTTGATTCACTTAAATTTATGGAGAAGAATCTTATCAATAAG ATTTATACTGATTCAGCGGAGGCCAAGATCCCAGCAGTTCTGGATTACCTGGGAACTGTCATCGAG GCTGGTTGCAAGTTTCTAGTATTTGCACATCATCAATCCATGATCGATGCAATATATCAGTTTCTTCTG AAGAAGAAAGTGAGTTGTATTCGAATTGATGGCAGTATACCTACAGTAGAGAGGCAAGCATATGTTACGCAGTTTCAAGAAAAAGATTCTGTCAAGGCAGCAGTG CTATCTATCAAAGCTGGAGGTGTGGGATTAACTTTAACAGCTGCAAGCACTGTAATATTTGCAGAATTGTCGTGGACTCCTGGTGACCTAATTCAAGCTGAAGATCGTGCTCACAGAATTGGCCAG GTGTCCTCGGTCAATGTATACTACCTTCTAGCGAACGACACAGTTGATGACATCATATG GGATGTTGTTCAGAGCAAGTTGGAAAATCTGGGACAG ATGCTGGATGGCCATGAGAATTCGTTGGAAGTTTCAGCCAGCCAGCCGCGAAATAGCCCTGCAAAGCTGAAAAATAGCCCTGCCAAGCCGAAATATAGCCCTGCCAAGCCGAAATATAGccctgcaaagcagaaaacactggattctttcttgaaagtttcAACCAACCAGTCAAACATCAGCCCAGGAAAGCAAAAAACACTTGATTCCTTCTTGAAGCGTTGCAACAACAGTGAAGACCATGAAATTGAGCCCAAATTTAAATACCCAAGGCAGTAA
- the LOC112200299 gene encoding SWI/SNF-related matrix-associated actin-dependent regulator of chromatin subfamily A-like protein 1 isoform X2 → MDFGADDDWNFSAEELDSLERDAFQKLSQQRINSASTCSCSSSSSSSSSFSFNRHHAHQSLPTTTTTNSNAFESFIPNSFPNQVPPPLSPGARVLPSSLDVKVNPVERKLTVKFFLHATGNIAAKFSYDQVLVAAFRKIPKATWNAKERLWMFPVSSLSSAEKVLHEVSGVNVEIENLDPLVHRAIAAVSVVPDIRDLYDRIPSFIESKLLGFQREGVRYLVSLEFVPDLMSVVFNLHRILYSADDCEHGGRAFLADEMGLGKTLQAIAVASCIRDSWPVLILTPSSLRLQWASMIQQWMNIPPSDISVVLSQCGGSNRAGYTLVSSSSKGTIHLDGLFNIISYDIVPKLQNLLMASDFKIVIADESHFLKNAQAKRTTASLPVIKKAQYAILLSGTPALSRPIELFTQLEALYPDVYKNVHEYGKRYCKGGTFGMYQGASNHEELHNLLKATVMIRRLKNDVLSELPVKRRQQVFLDLAEKDMKQINALFRELEVVKLKIKACKSKEEVDSLKFMEKNLINKIYTDSAEAKIPAVLDYLGTVIEAGCKFLVFAHHQSMIDAIYQFLLKKKVSCIRIDGSIPTVERQAYVTQFQEKDSVKAAVLSIKAGGVGLTLTAASTVIFAELSWTPGDLIQAEDRAHRIGQVSSVNVYYLLANDTVDDIIWDVVQSKLENLGQMLDGHENSLEVSASQPRNSPAKLKNSPAKPKYSPAKPKYSPAKQKTLDSFLKVSTNQSNISPGKQKTLDSFLKRCNNSEDHEIEPKFKYPRQ, encoded by the exons ATGGATTTTGGGGCCGACGACGACTGGAATTTCAGCGCGGAAGAGCTTGATTCCCTCGAGAGAGACGCTTTCCAGAAACTCTCTCAGCAACGCATCAACTCCGCTTCCACTTGTtcctgttcttcttcttcttcttcttcttcttccttttcattCAATCGCCACCACGCACACCAGTCTttacccaccaccaccaccaccaacagcAATGCCTTCGAAAGCTTCATTCCGAATTCATTTCCTAACCAG GTGCCGCCGCCTTTGTCTCCTGGAGCCAGAGTATTACCTTCTTCTCTAGACGTTAAAGTAAACCCTG TTGAACGGAAGCTCACTGTCAAATTTTTTCTTCATGCTACTGGAAACATTGCTGCAAAATTTTCCTATGACCAG GTGTTGGTAGCTGCTTTCCGCAAGATCCCCAAAGCCACATGGAATGCAAAAGAAAG GTTATGGATGTTCCCTGTGTCTTCTTTGTCATCGGCAGAAAAAGTTCTTCATGAAGTATCAGGAGTCAATGTTGAG ATAGAGAACTTAGATCCCTTAGTCCACCGGGCCATTGCTGCTGTGTCTGTTGTTCCAGATATTCGAG ACCTGTATGACAGGATACCTAGCTTTATCGAATCAAAGCTCTTGGGATTTCAGCGAGAAGGCGTAAGGTATCTTGTTAGTCTGGAGTTTGTTCCTGATTTAATGTCTGTTGTATTCAACTTGCATAGGATACTATATTCTGCAGATGATTGtgag CATGGAGGGCGTGCATTCCTTGCTGATGAAATGGGACTGGGGAAGACTTTGCAG GCTATTGCTGTGGCTTCCTGCATTCGTGACTCATGGCCTGTTCTTATACTCACACCATCTTCATTGCGTCTGCAATGGGCCTCT atgATTCAACAATGGATGAACATTCCTCCATCAGATATTAGT GTTGTTTTGTCTCAATGTGGGGGTTCAAACAGAGCTGGATATACATTAGTATCCTCAAGTTCCAAAGGGACCATTCATCTTGATGGCCTATTTAACATAATCTCTTATGACATAGTCCCTAAACTACAGAATCTGCTGATGGCTTCAGATTTTAAG ATTGTGATTGCAGATGAGTCGCACTTTTTGAAAAATGCTCAAGCAAAAAGGACAACTGCTTCCCTGCCTGTCATCAAG AAGGCTCAATATGCAATACTGTTAAGTGGAACTCCTGCATTGTCCCGACCGATCGAACTATTTACGCAG CTGGAAGCCTTGTATCCTGATGTATACAAAAATGTTCATGAATATGGCAAACGATATTGCAAGGGT GGAACATTTGGAATGTATCAAGGTGCAAGTAACCATGAAGAATTGCATAATTTGTTGAAGGCAACGGTGATGATTCGGAGACTCAAAAATGATGTACTCTCTGAACTTCCTGTGAAGCGCAGACAACAG GTCTTCCTAGATTTGGCTGAAAAGGACATGAAACAAATCAATGCTTTATTTCGTGAG TTGGAGGTGGTAAAGCTGAAAATTAAGGCCTGCAAATCAAAAGAAGAAGTTGATTCACTTAAATTTATGGAGAAGAATCTTATCAATAAG ATTTATACTGATTCAGCGGAGGCCAAGATCCCAGCAGTTCTGGATTACCTGGGAACTGTCATCGAG GCTGGTTGCAAGTTTCTAGTATTTGCACATCATCAATCCATGATCGATGCAATATATCAGTTTCTTCTG AAGAAGAAAGTGAGTTGTATTCGAATTGATGGCAGTATACCTACAGTAGAGAGGCAAGCATATGTTACGCAGTTTCAAGAAAAAGATTCTGTCAAGGCAGCAGTG CTATCTATCAAAGCTGGAGGTGTGGGATTAACTTTAACAGCTGCAAGCACTGTAATATTTGCAGAATTGTCGTGGACTCCTGGTGACCTAATTCAAGCTGAAGATCGTGCTCACAGAATTGGCCAG GTGTCCTCGGTCAATGTATACTACCTTCTAGCGAACGACACAGTTGATGACATCATATG GGATGTTGTTCAGAGCAAGTTGGAAAATCTGGGACAG ATGCTGGATGGCCATGAGAATTCGTTGGAAGTTTCAGCCAGCCAGCCGCGAAATAGCCCTGCAAAGCTGAAAAATAGCCCTGCCAAGCCGAAATATAGCCCTGCCAAGCCGAAATATAGccctgcaaagcagaaaacactggattctttcttgaaagtttcAACCAACCAGTCAAACATCAGCCCAGGAAAGCAAAAAACACTTGATTCCTTCTTGAAGCGTTGCAACAACAGTGAAGACCATGAAATTGAGCCCAAATTTAAATACCCAAGGCAGTAA
- the LOC112200299 gene encoding SWI/SNF-related matrix-associated actin-dependent regulator of chromatin subfamily A-like protein 1 isoform X1 has translation MDFGADDDWNFSAEELDSLERDAFQKLSQQRINSASTCSCSSSSSSSSSFSFNRHHAHQSLPTTTTTNSNAFESFIPNSFPNQVPPPLSPGARVLPSSLDVKVNPEVERKLTVKFFLHATGNIAAKFSYDQVLVAAFRKIPKATWNAKERLWMFPVSSLSSAEKVLHEVSGVNVEIENLDPLVHRAIAAVSVVPDIRDLYDRIPSFIESKLLGFQREGVRYLVSLEFVPDLMSVVFNLHRILYSADDCEHGGRAFLADEMGLGKTLQAIAVASCIRDSWPVLILTPSSLRLQWASMIQQWMNIPPSDISVVLSQCGGSNRAGYTLVSSSSKGTIHLDGLFNIISYDIVPKLQNLLMASDFKIVIADESHFLKNAQAKRTTASLPVIKKAQYAILLSGTPALSRPIELFTQLEALYPDVYKNVHEYGKRYCKGGTFGMYQGASNHEELHNLLKATVMIRRLKNDVLSELPVKRRQQVFLDLAEKDMKQINALFRELEVVKLKIKACKSKEEVDSLKFMEKNLINKIYTDSAEAKIPAVLDYLGTVIEAGCKFLVFAHHQSMIDAIYQFLLKKKVSCIRIDGSIPTVERQAYVTQFQEKDSVKAAVLSIKAGGVGLTLTAASTVIFAELSWTPGDLIQAEDRAHRIGQVSSVNVYYLLANDTVDDIIWDVVQSKLENLGQMLDGHENSLEVSASQPRNSPAKLKNSPAKPKYSPAKPKYSPAKQKTLDSFLKVSTNQSNISPGKQKTLDSFLKRCNNSEDHEIEPKFKYPRQ, from the exons ATGGATTTTGGGGCCGACGACGACTGGAATTTCAGCGCGGAAGAGCTTGATTCCCTCGAGAGAGACGCTTTCCAGAAACTCTCTCAGCAACGCATCAACTCCGCTTCCACTTGTtcctgttcttcttcttcttcttcttcttcttccttttcattCAATCGCCACCACGCACACCAGTCTttacccaccaccaccaccaccaacagcAATGCCTTCGAAAGCTTCATTCCGAATTCATTTCCTAACCAG GTGCCGCCGCCTTTGTCTCCTGGAGCCAGAGTATTACCTTCTTCTCTAGACGTTAAAGTAAACCCTG AAGTTGAACGGAAGCTCACTGTCAAATTTTTTCTTCATGCTACTGGAAACATTGCTGCAAAATTTTCCTATGACCAG GTGTTGGTAGCTGCTTTCCGCAAGATCCCCAAAGCCACATGGAATGCAAAAGAAAG GTTATGGATGTTCCCTGTGTCTTCTTTGTCATCGGCAGAAAAAGTTCTTCATGAAGTATCAGGAGTCAATGTTGAG ATAGAGAACTTAGATCCCTTAGTCCACCGGGCCATTGCTGCTGTGTCTGTTGTTCCAGATATTCGAG ACCTGTATGACAGGATACCTAGCTTTATCGAATCAAAGCTCTTGGGATTTCAGCGAGAAGGCGTAAGGTATCTTGTTAGTCTGGAGTTTGTTCCTGATTTAATGTCTGTTGTATTCAACTTGCATAGGATACTATATTCTGCAGATGATTGtgag CATGGAGGGCGTGCATTCCTTGCTGATGAAATGGGACTGGGGAAGACTTTGCAG GCTATTGCTGTGGCTTCCTGCATTCGTGACTCATGGCCTGTTCTTATACTCACACCATCTTCATTGCGTCTGCAATGGGCCTCT atgATTCAACAATGGATGAACATTCCTCCATCAGATATTAGT GTTGTTTTGTCTCAATGTGGGGGTTCAAACAGAGCTGGATATACATTAGTATCCTCAAGTTCCAAAGGGACCATTCATCTTGATGGCCTATTTAACATAATCTCTTATGACATAGTCCCTAAACTACAGAATCTGCTGATGGCTTCAGATTTTAAG ATTGTGATTGCAGATGAGTCGCACTTTTTGAAAAATGCTCAAGCAAAAAGGACAACTGCTTCCCTGCCTGTCATCAAG AAGGCTCAATATGCAATACTGTTAAGTGGAACTCCTGCATTGTCCCGACCGATCGAACTATTTACGCAG CTGGAAGCCTTGTATCCTGATGTATACAAAAATGTTCATGAATATGGCAAACGATATTGCAAGGGT GGAACATTTGGAATGTATCAAGGTGCAAGTAACCATGAAGAATTGCATAATTTGTTGAAGGCAACGGTGATGATTCGGAGACTCAAAAATGATGTACTCTCTGAACTTCCTGTGAAGCGCAGACAACAG GTCTTCCTAGATTTGGCTGAAAAGGACATGAAACAAATCAATGCTTTATTTCGTGAG TTGGAGGTGGTAAAGCTGAAAATTAAGGCCTGCAAATCAAAAGAAGAAGTTGATTCACTTAAATTTATGGAGAAGAATCTTATCAATAAG ATTTATACTGATTCAGCGGAGGCCAAGATCCCAGCAGTTCTGGATTACCTGGGAACTGTCATCGAG GCTGGTTGCAAGTTTCTAGTATTTGCACATCATCAATCCATGATCGATGCAATATATCAGTTTCTTCTG AAGAAGAAAGTGAGTTGTATTCGAATTGATGGCAGTATACCTACAGTAGAGAGGCAAGCATATGTTACGCAGTTTCAAGAAAAAGATTCTGTCAAGGCAGCAGTG CTATCTATCAAAGCTGGAGGTGTGGGATTAACTTTAACAGCTGCAAGCACTGTAATATTTGCAGAATTGTCGTGGACTCCTGGTGACCTAATTCAAGCTGAAGATCGTGCTCACAGAATTGGCCAG GTGTCCTCGGTCAATGTATACTACCTTCTAGCGAACGACACAGTTGATGACATCATATG GGATGTTGTTCAGAGCAAGTTGGAAAATCTGGGACAG ATGCTGGATGGCCATGAGAATTCGTTGGAAGTTTCAGCCAGCCAGCCGCGAAATAGCCCTGCAAAGCTGAAAAATAGCCCTGCCAAGCCGAAATATAGCCCTGCCAAGCCGAAATATAGccctgcaaagcagaaaacactggattctttcttgaaagtttcAACCAACCAGTCAAACATCAGCCCAGGAAAGCAAAAAACACTTGATTCCTTCTTGAAGCGTTGCAACAACAGTGAAGACCATGAAATTGAGCCCAAATTTAAATACCCAAGGCAGTAA